In Acanthochromis polyacanthus isolate Apoly-LR-REF ecotype Palm Island chromosome 18, KAUST_Apoly_ChrSc, whole genome shotgun sequence, the following proteins share a genomic window:
- the adra1ab gene encoding alpha-1A adrenergic receptor produces MVPVKNVSGFSADDRCPNCSSAVYPEVDVAKAVVLGVVLLVFVVFGVLGNILVILSVLFHHQWRSVTHYFIANLAAADLLLSSAVLPFSVASEALGRWVFGRFFCSVWAALDVLCCTASILSLCVISIDRYLAVSYPLHYPAIATGRRGLTAVAVLWGVSAAISVGPLFGWREPDPEDETVCRITEEPGYALFSALGSFYIPLAIILAMYCRVYTVAKRETKTLREGRNGDRVEVEGVMLRIHRGNSAQTRKPEEDEGTSERKRSSFIPPRLLKFSREEKAAKTLGIVVGCFILCWLPFFVVLPIGSIFPSCKPSETIFKITFWLGYLNSCINPIIYPCFSQEFKKAFHNVLRSRCLRTGVPNAKPPGNISAHSSSPGRTSETSVQNCVSVSSWSCCRVLSTSSSSVDGPDQVQSPQVQSKSLLKSWCFSASRPPETQNTNAPGSAKVLHLSLGITGEAV; encoded by the exons ATGGTTCCAGTCAAGAACGTGAGTGGCTTCTCTGCAGATGACCGATGCCCCAACTGCAGCTCTGCCGTCTACCCCGAGGTGGACGTAGCCAAAGCGGTGGTTCTGGGGGTCgtgctgctggtgtttgtgGTGTTCGGGGTCCTCGGCAACATCCTGGTCATCCTGTCAGTGTTGTTCCACCACCAGTGGCGCTCGGTGACGCACTACTTCATCGCCAACCTGGCGGCCGCCGACCTGCTACTCAGCTCCGCCGTCCTGCCCTTCTCTGTTGCCTCCGAGGCTCTGGGCAGGTGGGTCTTTGGCCGGTTCTTCTGCAGCGTCTGGGCCGCCCTGGATGTCCTCTGCTGCACCGCCTCCATCCTCAGCCTCTGTGTGATCTCCATCGACCGCTACCTGGCCGTTAGTTACCCCCTACACTACCCGGCCATTGCTACCGGCCGGCGAGGCCTGACGGCAGTGGCGGTTCTCTGGGGGGTCTCGGCGGCGATATCGGTCGGGCCTCTGTTTGGCTGGAGGGAACCCGACCCAGAGGACGAGACGGTGTGTAGAATCACAGAAGAACCCGGATACGCCTTGTTCTCAGCTTTAGGGTCTTTTTATATACCGCTGGCCATCATCCTGGCCATGTACTGCCGCGTTTACACGGTGGCCAAAAGAGAAACCAAAACCCTGAGAGAGGGAAGAAATGGAGACAGAGTGGAGGTGGAGGGCGTGATGCTGAGGATCCACAGAGGAAATTCAGCTCAGACGAGGAAACCAGAAGAAGACGAAGGAACGTCAGAGCGAAAACGTTCCTCCTTCATCCCACCGAGGCTGCTGAAGTTCTCCAGAGAAGAGAAGGCAGCCAAAACTCTGGGCATCGTTGTGGGGTGTTTCATTCTTTGCTGGCTgccgttttttgtggttttaccCATCG GATCCATCTTCCCATCCTGTAAGCCCTCTGAGACCATCTTTAAGATCACCTTCTGGCTGGGTTACCTCAACAGCTGCATCAACCCCATCATCTACCCGTGCTTCAGCCAGGAATTCAAGAAAGCCTTCCACAACGTTCTGCGCAGTCGCTGCCTCAGGACTGGGGTGCCAAACGCCAAACCACCAGGGAACATCAGCGCTCATTCGTCCAGTCCAGGACGGACATCCGAGACATCCGTCCAAAACTGTGTCAGTGTTTCCTCGTGGTCTTGCTGCAGGGTTTTGTCAACGTCCTCGTCATCCGTTGACGGTCCAGATCAGGTTCAGAGTCCCCAAGTGCAAAGTAAGAGTCTGCTGAAGTCATGGTGTTTCTCAGCGAGTCGACCTCCAGAAACACAGAACACCAACGCTCCCGGATCGGCTaaagttttgcatctttctctTGGAATTACTGGCGAGGCTGTTTGA